One genomic segment of Borrelia miyamotoi includes these proteins:
- a CDS encoding TIGR00282 family metallophosphoesterase, protein MQDNNFIKVLIIGDIIGDGGLKKVFFNLKGLKEKYNVDLTIVNGENSSGGFGITPEIAENLFRSGVNVITTGNHVYAEHSIREYLTKQKYVLRPNNFSDLLEGHGYCILNVKNEKVAVINVQGFLGMNFIVKNPFENIKKVVNMIKSKVRTIFVDFHAESNYEKESFGYFLNGLVTGVVGTHTHIMTQDERILDKGTAYISDLGMTGSLNSVIGFNPEISLKGLLEHVSLRTETVEENVIIQGVVITSHLKTGRALKIERIQK, encoded by the coding sequence ATGCAAGATAATAATTTTATTAAAGTTTTAATAATAGGAGATATCATAGGTGATGGGGGACTAAAAAAGGTTTTTTTCAATCTTAAGGGCCTTAAAGAAAAGTATAATGTGGATCTTACAATTGTTAATGGAGAAAATTCATCAGGTGGTTTTGGAATTACTCCAGAGATAGCAGAAAATCTTTTTAGATCAGGTGTAAATGTTATTACTACAGGTAATCATGTTTATGCTGAGCATAGTATAAGAGAATATTTGACCAAGCAGAAATATGTTTTAAGACCAAATAATTTTTCAGATCTACTGGAAGGACATGGATATTGTATTTTGAATGTTAAAAATGAGAAAGTTGCTGTTATAAATGTTCAAGGATTTTTAGGAATGAATTTCATTGTTAAAAATCCTTTTGAAAATATAAAGAAAGTTGTGAACATGATTAAAAGCAAGGTTAGAACTATTTTTGTTGATTTTCATGCTGAGAGTAATTATGAGAAAGAAAGTTTTGGATATTTTTTGAATGGATTGGTAACAGGAGTTGTTGGTACGCATACACATATAATGACTCAAGATGAGAGAATTTTAGATAAAGGTACTGCTTATATTAGCGATCTTGGGATGACTGGTAGTTTGAACTCTGTAATAGGCTTTAATCCTGAGATTTCTCTTAAAGGATTACTTGAACATGTATCTTTAAGAACAGAAACTGTTGAAGAGAATGTAATTATACAGGGAGTTGTTATTACTTCTCATTTAAAGACGGGGCGTGCTCTGAAAATTGAAAGAATACAGAAATAG
- a CDS encoding TlyA family RNA methyltransferase, with protein MKEYRNSLLNMLCKSYPNLTRKELTVLILTGRVYVNSHKERNPKVLLLRNSEIKLVESESKQFVSRGGNKLFESLEIFKIMIKDKICIDVGASTGGFTDCLLQNGAKLVYAVDVGFNQLAYKLRVDSRVRVFEKTNIFDIKQFDIQPDLAVIDVAFRSVVSICADLIDKLSNKFIIALIKPQFELKGLDLDIRNFNGIVENKYLSKILDKIIRKFYDNNLQVKDILKLKTKGRKGNQEFMFLIVKDSSVSLDQSLVLLKDINF; from the coding sequence TTGAAAGAATACAGAAATAGTTTATTAAATATGCTTTGCAAAAGCTATCCCAATTTGACAAGAAAAGAATTGACAGTTCTAATTTTAACTGGCAGGGTATATGTTAATTCTCATAAAGAAAGAAATCCTAAAGTTTTGCTATTAAGAAATAGTGAAATAAAGTTAGTGGAAAGCGAATCCAAACAATTTGTTTCAAGAGGAGGAAATAAACTTTTTGAATCCTTAGAAATATTTAAAATTATGATTAAAGATAAAATTTGTATTGATGTTGGTGCTTCAACAGGTGGTTTTACAGATTGTCTTTTGCAAAATGGTGCAAAATTGGTTTATGCAGTTGATGTTGGGTTTAATCAACTTGCTTATAAACTAAGAGTTGACTCGAGGGTTAGGGTTTTTGAAAAGACTAATATTTTTGATATCAAACAATTTGATATACAGCCTGATTTAGCCGTTATTGATGTTGCTTTTAGATCTGTAGTGAGTATATGTGCAGATTTGATTGATAAACTTTCTAATAAATTTATTATTGCTCTTATTAAACCTCAGTTTGAACTTAAAGGATTAGATTTAGATATAAGGAATTTTAATGGGATAGTTGAAAATAAATATTTAAGTAAAATTTTAGATAAGATAATTAGAAAATTTTATGATAACAATCTACAAGTTAAAGATATATTAAAGCTCAAAACCAAAGGACGTAAGGGAAATCAAGAATTTATGTTTTTGATTGTTAAAGATAGTTCGGTAAGTCTTGATCAATCTCTTGTACTTCTTAAAGATATTAATTTTTAA
- a CDS encoding GerMN domain-containing protein, which translates to MIRKKRNSRRKKSNINQVDVFLILFAIFLTGLCLLLIIKNSIFKNIFKEQINNNESFEFIQSKPNKIEAKLDTTNSETIKTLNNEKFLIKPPEIQKIEEELKYQKQKHFKNKKTVKLYFIKVTSEGHFLKQGIKRNIQYDKNILEETLKALINGPNEYELKNNFLSLIPINTKILNLSINNGIAHINLSKEFYENSFGIEGTINQVKQIILTCLEIQGINGITLKIEDNPIILGDLNLNFSGILDNKQFKRY; encoded by the coding sequence TTGATAAGAAAAAAAAGAAACAGTAGACGCAAAAAAAGTAATATTAATCAAGTAGATGTATTTTTAATATTATTTGCTATTTTTCTAACAGGATTATGCTTATTACTAATAATTAAAAATTCAATATTTAAAAATATATTCAAAGAACAAATTAACAATAATGAAAGTTTTGAATTCATCCAATCAAAACCTAACAAAATAGAGGCAAAATTGGATACTACAAATAGTGAAACCATTAAAACACTAAATAACGAAAAATTTTTAATCAAGCCACCTGAAATACAAAAAATTGAAGAAGAACTGAAATATCAAAAACAAAAACACTTCAAAAATAAAAAAACAGTCAAGCTATATTTTATCAAAGTTACTTCTGAGGGACATTTTCTAAAGCAAGGTATTAAAAGAAATATTCAATATGACAAAAACATTCTTGAAGAAACACTAAAAGCACTAATTAACGGTCCCAATGAATATGAACTTAAAAATAATTTCTTAAGTTTAATTCCTATTAATACAAAAATATTAAATTTAAGTATAAATAATGGAATTGCTCACATCAATTTATCTAAAGAATTTTACGAAAACAGCTTTGGAATAGAAGGAACAATAAATCAGGTAAAACAAATTATTTTAACATGCCTTGAAATTCAAGGTATTAACGGAATAACTTTAAAAATTGAAGATAATCCAATAATACTTGGAGATCTAAATTTAAACTTCTCAGGAATTCTAGATAACAAACAATTCAAAAGATATTAA
- the der gene encoding ribosome biogenesis GTPase Der: MISSKVQDYKSVLIAGRPNVGKSTLFNKLLGMNRSITDEIYGVTRDLIKEVCVVDAYKFYLIDAGGFTLLKDELSKLVVNKVIGLLDSIDLILLVLDVNEMLSEDYELIEKLRKYSAKIVLVLNKIDSQHKKVLAYEFQKLGFQRSFLVSATHGKGIDSLRTFLKNSVGNLISDDNSIDVKIGIIGKPNSGKSTLINFLAGHEVSIVSPIAGTTRDFIKSKFQRNGKTFELIDTAGIRRRARVNAVIEHYSVSRALRVIDMVDIVFLLIDVKEDLTTQDKKIAHYATKKGKGIIIVFTKWDLLETKRGYFEALKNRVKFFFPVLSFSPILRISVHNEMGIDNIFKEAIKLKKQLEFKTSTADLNKMLSLWIKDYHLSASHKVKYITQVSVNPVKFILFTNKVTNFPNSYYNYLVNNIRKIGYYNIPILVELR; encoded by the coding sequence TTGATTAGTTCTAAAGTTCAAGATTATAAAAGTGTTCTTATTGCTGGTAGGCCAAATGTTGGAAAATCTACTTTATTTAATAAGCTTTTAGGTATGAATAGAAGTATTACTGATGAGATTTATGGAGTTACTAGGGATTTAATAAAAGAGGTTTGTGTGGTAGATGCTTACAAGTTTTATTTGATTGATGCTGGTGGATTTACACTTTTAAAGGATGAACTTAGCAAGCTTGTGGTTAATAAAGTTATAGGCTTGCTTGATAGCATCGATTTGATTTTACTTGTTTTAGATGTAAATGAAATGTTATCAGAAGATTATGAACTTATTGAAAAATTAAGGAAATATAGTGCTAAGATAGTTTTGGTGTTAAATAAAATAGATAGTCAGCATAAGAAAGTTTTGGCTTATGAGTTTCAAAAATTAGGCTTTCAGCGAAGCTTTTTGGTTAGTGCAACTCACGGGAAAGGAATTGATAGTTTAAGGACTTTTTTAAAGAACTCAGTAGGTAACTTGATAAGTGATGATAATAGTATTGATGTTAAAATTGGTATTATAGGAAAGCCAAATTCAGGTAAGTCTACTCTTATTAATTTTTTAGCAGGACATGAAGTTTCAATTGTTTCTCCTATTGCTGGAACCACAAGAGATTTTATTAAATCAAAATTCCAAAGAAATGGTAAAACTTTTGAACTTATTGATACGGCTGGAATAAGACGGAGAGCAAGAGTAAATGCAGTTATTGAACATTATTCTGTAAGTAGAGCTTTAAGAGTTATTGATATGGTGGATATTGTCTTTTTATTAATTGATGTTAAAGAAGACTTAACAACTCAAGATAAGAAAATAGCTCATTATGCAACTAAAAAGGGAAAAGGTATTATTATTGTGTTTACCAAGTGGGATCTGCTAGAGACAAAGAGAGGTTATTTTGAGGCTTTAAAGAATCGTGTTAAGTTCTTTTTTCCTGTTTTAAGCTTTTCTCCTATATTAAGGATATCTGTTCACAATGAAATGGGAATAGATAATATTTTTAAAGAAGCAATTAAATTAAAAAAACAACTTGAATTTAAGACAAGTACTGCTGATTTGAATAAAATGTTAAGTTTATGGATTAAGGATTATCATTTAAGTGCTTCACATAAAGTGAAATATATAACTCAGGTTAGTGTTAATCCTGTTAAGTTTATTTTATTTACAAATAAGGTAACTAATTTCCCAAATTCTTACTATAATTATTTAGTAAATAATATTCGTAAAATTGGTTATTACAATATCCCAATTTTAGTAGAACTAAGATAA
- a CDS encoding HAD family hydrolase — protein MIKAVIFDFDGTLYPEIGLNLSMFSDFLRNIKFFLAFKKVRKEIRLLQSGQSVPSNKDELMSMQVEMLANYLGFNPNRCELLLNKIYYGASFGDRFRSLKPYSGVHDLIYSLKSRGIKLGVMSDFPIATRVSNLLGIEDSFWDILYSSEDTGYLKPHKIAFLRIVDELGIDNNHILYVGNSYEYDILGASSVCMKTAFFSKKRLFKDIRCDFIFNNYKNLQRYILLNI, from the coding sequence ATGATAAAGGCTGTGATATTTGATTTCGATGGAACTCTTTATCCTGAGATTGGTCTAAATTTATCAATGTTTTCTGATTTTTTAAGGAATATTAAATTTTTTTTAGCTTTTAAAAAGGTAAGAAAAGAAATAAGACTTTTGCAAAGTGGTCAAAGTGTGCCTTCTAATAAGGATGAGTTGATGTCCATGCAAGTTGAAATGCTTGCTAATTATCTAGGTTTCAATCCAAATAGGTGTGAATTATTATTGAATAAAATATACTATGGTGCGTCTTTTGGAGATAGATTTAGAAGTTTAAAACCGTATTCGGGAGTTCATGATTTGATTTACTCTCTTAAATCTAGGGGAATAAAATTGGGGGTGATGTCAGATTTTCCTATTGCAACTCGTGTGAGTAATTTATTAGGTATTGAAGATAGTTTTTGGGATATTCTTTATTCATCAGAGGATACTGGTTACTTAAAACCACACAAAATAGCTTTTTTAAGAATTGTAGATGAATTGGGAATAGATAACAATCATATTTTGTATGTTGGCAATTCTTATGAGTATGATATTTTGGGTGCTAGTAGTGTGTGTATGAAAACGGCTTTTTTTTCTAAAAAAAGATTGTTTAAAGATATTAGGTGTGATTTTATTTTTAATAATTATAAAAACTTGCAAAGATATATACTTTTAAATATATAG